Proteins from a single region of Methanotorris igneus Kol 5:
- the queC gene encoding 7-cyano-7-deazaguanine synthase QueC codes for MKAVCVLSGGLDSTVSCLIAKDLGYDLVNITFNYGQKAAKREVNSAKKISEILNAEHVVIDLPFIKKFGKSALLTEKEPPKLDIEELDMRFRTIQTMEEVWVPARNLILFSIASGFAESIDADRVFVGLSGEEATTFPDNTPEFVERLNKALEYGTLNQVKIEAPLCNKNKQEIVKIGHEIEKKLGVEVLKYSYSCYKDNGEDFLHCGVCESCARRKRAFLGAGVKDKTKYIE; via the coding sequence GTTATGATTTGGTTAATATTACATTTAACTATGGACAAAAAGCAGCAAAAAGGGAAGTAAACTCTGCAAAAAAAATATCAGAAATTTTAAATGCTGAACATGTTGTTATTGATTTGCCATTTATTAAAAAATTTGGAAAAAGTGCTTTGCTAACTGAAAAAGAACCTCCAAAATTGGATATTGAAGAGTTGGATATGAGATTCAGAACCATTCAAACAATGGAAGAAGTTTGGGTTCCAGCGAGGAATTTAATCTTATTCAGCATTGCAAGCGGGTTTGCCGAGAGTATTGATGCAGATAGGGTGTTTGTTGGTTTAAGCGGGGAGGAGGCAACAACATTTCCAGACAACACACCTGAATTTGTTGAGAGATTAAATAAGGCATTGGAATATGGAACATTAAACCAAGTTAAGATAGAGGCACCACTATGCAATAAGAACAAGCAGGAGATTGTTAAAATTGGGCATGAAATTGAAAAGAAATTGGGCGTTGAGGTTTTAAAGTATAGTTACTCATGCTACAAAGATAATGGAGAGGATTTTTTACATTGTGGAGTTTGTGAGAGTTGTGCAAGAAGAAAAAGAGCATTTTTAGGAGCTGGTGTTAAAGATAAAACAAAATATATTGAATAA